AAATCATGAGCCAGCAGACACTAATGCACCCGCACGGCGAGATGCGCCGCGATGAGCGGGAACTGACCGAGCCTCAGGCTTTGGATGCGATTTTGCAGGCCGGAAGGGTGATGTATATCGCGCTGGCCTGCGCGGATATGCCGTTTCTGCTGCCGGTGTTTTATGTCTGGGATGGCACGGCGCTGTGGTTTCACTCGGCGCGTGCCGGGAGCAAAATCGACATCATGCGGCAAAACGCCAACATCTGCTTTGCGGTGTCTGAATACGGCGGCATCATCGAAGATGAGCTGGC
The Kosakonia oryzae genome window above contains:
- a CDS encoding pyridoxamine 5'-phosphate oxidase family protein, producing the protein MSQQTLMHPHGEMRRDERELTEPQALDAILQAGRVMYIALACADMPFLLPVFYVWDGTALWFHSARAGSKIDIMRQNANICFAVSEYGGIIEDELACNFEARHRTVIGVGKTHFVDDETEKVTMLHRLMARFSDKTFHFPAANLKATQVIRIDITSMKGKQHGY